In Oscillatoria salina IIICB1, the sequence CAAAAGGTTACAAAAAATGCCCTACACAGAAGAAGACGGTGGATTAATAAATAATTTTGCGGTAGAACCAAAAGTATATAAAGCCGAAGCACCGACAAAAAAGCAACAGCGCAATTATCTAATTTTAGGAGTTATGGCGGCGATTTTAGTCGGTGGTTTATTTTTCGTTGCCTTTTCAGTCTCTTAAGGTTTAGTTAAGATTAGGAATTTGGGTAGGGTGAAGAAATACCTTACCCGGCGAGCGATCGCTCCTCATGAGACAATTAATACAGGCGGCAGAACTCAAAAGGAGAAAGATGCTCAAATCATTTTTTGTCAGTGTCCTAATTATCTTGAGCCTTTGTCTGTACGGTTGCTCGACAGGTGTTAGTGGACTACAAAGCTATGTTGATAGCGTGCAGGGGTACGAATTTCTTTATCCTAATGGCTGGGTACAAGTAGAGGTGAAAAATTCCTCTGAGGGAGTAGACGCTATTTTTCGCGATATTGTTGAGCGAACGGAAAATTTAAGCGTAGTAATTAGTAGTATTCGCGAAGGAGAAAGTTTAGAAGATTTAGGTACTCCCTCCGAAGTAGGCTATAGATTTCTGAAAAAAGCCAATCAAGAAGCAAGAAATACTCGGAAAACTGAATTTATTAGTGCCGATTCTCAAACAGATAAAAACAATCAGACTTACTATATTTTGGAGTATGAAGTAGAACTACCCAACGGTCAAGAAAGACATAATCTTGCTAGTATTGCAGTTAGTCGCGGTAAACTATTCACCTTTAATCTCTCAACTCGCGAACCTCGTTGGACAAAAGTAGAAAATTTGTTTAAAACAGCAGTAAGTTCTTTCCGAGTTTACTAAGAAAAATTTGGGTATCTGCTAGCAAATAGAGTTGGTAACATTAGTAATAATTAACCAGATTGGTTGAGTTACTAAGGAAAAAATCACCTCTTTGTTCGATTAATTAATGAGATGAATTTGCCAAGTTTTATCTTAGCTTCTGCTTCACCTGCTCGTCGTCGCCTGCTGGAAATAGCAGGCATAAAACCGCTTGTTTGTCAAAGTAATTTTGACGAATCGCAGATCGAGTTAACTGAGGCAGCTCAGTTAGTGCAAAAATTAGCTTTATGTAAAGCAGAAGTAGTTGCAGAAAATTTTACTGATGGTTTGATTTTAGGTTGCGATTCGGTGTTAGAAATCGGTGGAGAGATTTACGGGAAACCAGAAAATGCAGAAGTGGCGATCGCGCGCTGGCAGAAAATGTCAGGAAATACAGGTATTTTATATACAGGTCATGCCCTAATCGATCGCCTTCAGCAACGGAAAATAGTACATTGCGGTAAAACTAAAGTAACATTCGCTCAA encodes:
- the psbP gene encoding photosystem II reaction center PsbP, whose translation is MLKSFFVSVLIILSLCLYGCSTGVSGLQSYVDSVQGYEFLYPNGWVQVEVKNSSEGVDAIFRDIVERTENLSVVISSIREGESLEDLGTPSEVGYRFLKKANQEARNTRKTEFISADSQTDKNNQTYYILEYEVELPNGQERHNLASIAVSRGKLFTFNLSTREPRWTKVENLFKTAVSSFRVY
- a CDS encoding Maf family protein; the encoded protein is MNLPSFILASASPARRRLLEIAGIKPLVCQSNFDESQIELTEAAQLVQKLALCKAEVVAENFTDGLILGCDSVLEIGGEIYGKPENAEVAIARWQKMSGNTGILYTGHALIDRLQQRKIVHCGKTKVTFAQISDREISAYVASGEPLKCAGAFALEGKGGLFVESIEGCHSNIIGLSLPLLRRMLAELGYNVTDFWQS
- the psb34 gene encoding photosystem II assembly protein Psb34, with product MPYTEEDGGLINNFAVEPKVYKAEAPTKKQQRNYLILGVMAAILVGGLFFVAFSVS